The DNA region ATTGCGTTGTGTTGAGAATATTGTGTTGTGTCAAGAATATTGCGTTGTGTTGAGAATATTGTGTTGTGTCAAGAATATTGTGTTGTTTCAAGAATATTGCGTTGTGTCAAGAATACTGCGTTGTGTCAAGAATATTGTGTTGTGTCAAGAATATTGTGTTGTGTTGAGAATATTGTGTTGTGTCAAGAATATTGTGTTGTGTCAAGAATATTGTGTTGTGTCAAGAATATTGCGTTGTGTCAAGAATATTGTGTTGTGTTGAGAATATTGTGTTGTGTCAAGAATATTGTGTTGTTTCAAGAATATTGCGTTGTGTCAAGAATATTGTGTTGTGTCAAGAATATTGCGTTGTGTTGAGAATATTGTGTTGTGTCAAGAATATTGTGTTGTGTCAAGAATATTGCGTTGTGTCAAGAATATTGTGTTGTGTTGAGAATATTGTGTTGTGTCAAGAATATTGTGTTGTGTCAAGAATATTGTGTTGTGTCAAGAATATTGTGTTGTGTCAAGAATATTGCGTTGTGTCAAGAATATTGTGTTGTGTTGAGAATATTGTGTTGTGTCAAGAATATTGTGTTGTTTCAAGAATATTGCGTTGTGTCAAGAATATTGCGTTGTGTCAAGAATATTGCGTTGTGTCAAGAATATTGTGTTGTGTCAAGAATATTGTGTTGTGTCAAGAATATTGTGTTGTGTTGAGAATATTGTGTTGTGTCAAGAATATTGTGTTGTGTCAAGAATATTGTGTTGTGTCAAGAATATTGCGTTGTGTCAAGAATATTGTGTTGTGTTGAGAATATTGTGTTGTGTCAAGAATATTGCGTTGTGTCAAGAATATTGTGTTGTTTCAAGAATATTGTGTTGTGTCAAGAATATTGTGTTGTGTCAAGAATATTGTGTTGTGTCAAGAATATTGCGTTGTGTTGAGAATATTGTGTTGTGTCAAGAATATTGTGTTGTGTCAAGAATATTGCGTTGTGTTGAGAATATTGTGTTGTGTCAAGAATATTGTGTTGTGTCAAGAATATTGTGTTGTGTCAAGAATATTGTGTTGTGTCAAGAATATTGCGTTGTGTCAAGAATATTGTGTTGTGTCAAGAATATTGTGTTGTGTCAAGAATATTGTGTTGTGTCGACAAAGTGTGATAAACCACCTTTTTTTACAATAGTGCTAAATGTTCTAgattaattaaaaacaactaggACGAATCTTGACCAGGTCCCAAAAGAATTGTTTGGTCATTTGAAATTCTTTATCTTTGATTGGTTGAGTGATGCATCACATTTACGactgtttttttcatttctttggaTATCTCTTATAATGTTCGTGTCTTGGAGATAACACTTTGCCTTGTCGTGTTTgaatttcatattatttttttaataatcttgTTACGTGGCAATTGGGACATTTTCGTCTGGAACCTGCTCGGTCAAGACTTTCGAGTTGGAGATTTCTCGGTCTGTTGAATATTGAGATGCCTAAATCACCATAGCTGGTTAAAAGTGAAAAACTGCTTACTTTCTACTTTGTTAGAGTGAATGTCACCGGCTATAGATAGCAGGATTAAATTTGATTCTTAAAACGTCATTCAAGCGCTCCAATTCGTTGCTAATGTGAGTTATTGTTTGGTTGTAGAAGTCGAGCTTATTTATATCCTGAAGTGAAACGAGTATACGCTTCTTGAGGACCAAAATCTGAAAGCGTTGTCATCGGTTTTAGCGTCGATCTTGTCGTTTATGTAATAGCCGCTCCAATATCGTTTTTTGCCCTCTGACGTAATGTTGATGCCGCTaccttaaaatatttattgggCTTCTTTCAAGTACTGAGGGTGACGCTTTTATTTGCCTATTCATTTGATTTTACTCACCCCAAAGTGGTCGTCAGCCTAACCTACGTCTTTGATGTTGATTGTCCCTCTTGAAGTTTGCTTTTCGCATGCGGGATCATTAGGATGATGGCATTTGAGATTGATGGGAAAATAATTTTGGCGTTATGAAGAAACGCTTTATTGTTGATGGAATTAGCATAACCATGGAATTAGCATAACCGTCTCGATTTAAAAAACAGGGTAGCAATGGGTGtccatgtgtttttatttaaatcgaAGGTGCAAAAGAGTTTATTTGCAAAAGCGAATTACGCCTATACAGATGtgcgacatggtttacctgtactaaccgCTTAGGCTTAGGCTTTGTCacgaatatttttttacatttatggtaacattttttttaaaataatgaaatgttaaagaaaattgtgtttttatttcagataaAGTTGCAGGAAATATATGGTTTGGAAAAAAATGCACCAAGATTGTGTTCGCTTCGCTccattaacgacatactgtatacggctatctctttaatattatgttcaaaatagttttttcgGAAAatctttagcttaatttttaaaatcacggCAGAACGCGAAAGAAAATCACAAATGCCATTTTGGTTTAAAGTGATGGTGTCATATGTGTAGGTCTCCTTATCTCTGCTAAATACTTTGTACCTATAGGAGTATTTATCTTCTGTAtcttttcacatgttaagaagagaaattataacattttgtagccatgtataaatcttaaaaaaaccAATT from Hydractinia symbiolongicarpus strain clone_291-10 chromosome 6, HSymV2.1, whole genome shotgun sequence includes:
- the LOC130648029 gene encoding uncharacterized protein LOC130648029; the encoded protein is MTSPVSCNIALCQEYCVVLRILCCVKNIVLFQEYCVVSRILRCVKNIVLCQEYCVVSRILCCVENIVLCQEYCVVSRILRCNIALCQEYCVVSRILRCVENIVLCQEYCVVLRILCCVKNIVLFQEYCVVSRILRCVKNIVLCQEYCVNIVLCQEYCVVSRILCCVENIVLCQEYCVVSRILRCVKNIVLCQEYCVVLRILCCVKNIVLCQEYCVVSRILCCVENIVLCQEYCVVSRILCCVKNIVLCQEYCVVSRILCCNIALCQEYCVVSRILRCVKNIVLCQEYCVVSRILCCVENIVLCQEYCVVSRILCCVKNIALCQEYCVVLRILCCVKNIALCQEYCVVSRILCCVKNIVLCQEYCVVSRILRCVENIVLCQEYCVVSRILRCVENIVLCQEYCVVSRILCCVKNIVLCQEYCVVSRILCCVKNIVLCQEYCVVSTKCDKPPFFTIVLNVLD